In the Oryza glaberrima chromosome 6, OglaRS2, whole genome shotgun sequence genome, one interval contains:
- the LOC127777840 gene encoding RING-H2 finger protein ATL39-like translates to MGSRSGSTTTSMPPVPQENQSVGKGTAIFSYTCVGLTGVALVAVVAFYCNRHVRRRSPVVAAEGAGGVGGREDDGRGVADVAAKIPEFAYAGSARHGGGGECSVCLGAVQGGEAVRRLPACKHLYHVECIDMWLASHATCPICRTEVEPPPEDDDGRPAPAADESSPTEALPPV, encoded by the coding sequence atgggTTCGCGTTccggctcgacgacgacgagtatGCCGCCGGTGCCGCAGGAGAACCAGTCCGTGGGCAAAGGGACGGCCATCTTCAGCTACACCTGCGTCGGCCTCACGGGCGtcgcgctcgtcgccgtcgtcgccttctacTGCAACCGCCACGTCCGGAGGCGCTCGCCTGTGGTAGCCGccgagggcgccggcggcgtcggtgggcGAGAAGACGACGGGCGCGGCGTCGCTGACGTGGCGGCCAAGATCCCGGAGTTCGCGTACGCGGGGTCGGcgaggcacggcggcggcggcgagtgctcGGTGTGCCTCGGCGCGGTgcagggcggcgaggcggtgcggcggctgccggcgtgCAAGCACCTGTACCACGTGGAGTGCATCGACATGTGGCTGGCCTCGCACGCCACGTGCCCAATCTGCCGGACGGAGGTCGAGCCACCGCCGGAGGACGACGATGGCCGACCTGCGCCGGCGGCAGATGAGTCGTCGCCGACGGAGGCGCTGCCACCGGTGTAG